GGCCGCGAGCCCTGGGAAGTGCGCCTGGAAAACCTGGTCCAGCCCGAGCAGATGCCCTATGTCAACGTCACCAACAAGCACCTGGACAGCGGCGACTATCCGGCCAGCCTGCGCAAGGCGCTGGAAATGATCGATGCGCCGGCGGTGCGCGCGCGCCAGGCCGCGGGCGAACCCGACGGCCGGCTGATCGGCCTGGGCGTGGCCACCTACACCGAACAGGCGGCCCACGGCACGTCGGTGTTCGCGGCCTGGGGCACGCCGGTGATCCCCGGCTACGACCAGGCCACGGTGCGCGTCACGCCCGATGGCGGCCTGGAGGTGCGCGTGGGCGTGCATTCGCACGGCCAGGGCATGGAAACCACTTTCGCCCAGATCGCGCACGAAATCCTGGGCATCGATGTCGCGCGCATCAAGGTCCTGCACGGCGACACCGGGCAGACGCCGTTTTCCACCGGCACCTACGCCTCGCGCTCGCTGGTGATGTCGGGGGGCGCGGTGTCGCAGGCCTGCAAGCGCCTGCTGCCGCGCATGACGCACATTGCCGCGCACCTGCTGCAGGCGGATCCGGCCGAGGTGGCGCTGCAGGATGGCTGTTACCGCGCCGCCGGCCGGTCGGTGGCCAGCAGCGAGGTGGCCGATGCCTGGTACCTGCGGCCGCATCTGCTGCCGGCCGATGTGGATCCGGCCGGCCTGGAGGTGCACGTGGGCTACAAGCCCAAGGTCGACACCGGCTGTTTCACCTACGCCAGCCAGGCCGCCGTGGTGGCCGTGGACCCGGGCACGGGCGCGGTCGAGATCCTGGACTACGTGGTCGTGGAAGACTGCGGCACCATGATCAACCCCATGGTGGTCGAAGGCCAGACCATCGGCGGCGTGGCGCAGGGCATCGGCACGGCCTTCCTGGAAGAAGTGCCCTACGACGGCAACGGCCAGCCGCTGGCCTCGACGCTGGCCGACTACATGCTGCCCGGCGCCACCGAAGTGCCCAACCTGCGTCTGCATCATTTCGAGACCCCGTCGCCGCACACCGAGTTCGGCGCCAAGGGCATGGGTGAAGGCGGCGCCATTGCCCCGCCGGCCGTGCTGTTCGGCGCGGTCAACGATGCGCTGGGGCGCCTGGGCGCGGCCGAGCTGGCGCAGACGCCGTTGACGCCTGTGCGGGTGCTGGCCGCCATCGCCGCCGCGGAGGCCGCATGAAAGCCGCCCGCTTTGAGTATGTGCGCGCCGAATCCGTGGCGCAGGCCGTCGGCCTGCTGCGCGAGCATGCCGGCAGCGCCAAGCTGATGGCCGGCGGGCAGTCGCTGGGGCCGATGCTGAACCTGCGCCTGGCGCGTCCCGCCGTGGTGGTGGATATTGCCGGGCTGGCCGAGCTGCGCACCGTTACCGAACAGGACGGACGCCTGCGCATCGGGGCGGGCGTGACGCACGCCGAGATCGAAGACGGCGTGCATCCGCTGCTGCGCGGTTCGACATTGCAGCAGGTGGCCGGCGGCATCGCCTACCGCGCCATCCGCAATCGCGGCACGCTGGGCGGCAGCCTGGCGCATGCCGATCCGGCCGCCGACTGGGTGCTGGTCATGGCGGCGCTGGGCGCCGAGCTCGAGATAGCGGGGCCGGCCGGCGTGCGCCGCGTGGCGGCGAGCGAATTCATGCAGGGCGCCTACACCACCGCCGTCGGTGAAGACGAGCTGATCGCCGCGGTGCATGTGCCGCGCCACACCGCGCAGGCGCGCTGGGGCTATTACAAGTTCTGCCGCAAGACGGGCGAGTTCGCCGAGGCCAGCTGCGCGGCCTGGTTCGACCCGGCCGCCAAGGTGGCGCGCGTGGCAGTGGGTGCGCTGGACGGCGCGCCGGCCCTGCTGCCGGCGCTGGCGGCCGAAGCGGCGCAATCCGGCGCGGCGCCGGCCGACCCCCAGCGCATTCTGGACGAGCTGGCCGCCGTCATGCCCGACAAAGACCCGCTGCACCGCCGGCTGCATGCCACCGCGGTGGCGCGCAGCCTGGCGCAGGCCCTGGCCGCATAGGAATACACATGGCTCAAGTTTCATTGCAAATCAACGGCAAGCGGGTGTGCCACGAAGCGCCCGCCCGCATGCACCTGGGCGATTTTCTGCGCGACCAGGCCCGCCTGACCGGCACGCACTTGGGCTGTGAGCACGGCGTCTGCGGCGCCTGCACGGTGCTGCTGGACGGCCAGCCGGTGCGTTCGTGCATCGCCTACGCGGCGGCCTGCGAAGGCCGGCATGTGACCACCATCGAGGGCTATGACGATGATCCGGTCATGGCCCGCCTGCGGCCGGCCTTCACGCGGCACCATGCCCTGCAGTGCGGCTACTGCACTCCCGGCATGCTGGCCACGGCGCGCGACATCGTGCTGCGCCTGCCCGACGCCGACGAGGCCCGCGTGCGCGTCGAGCTGTCGGGCAACCTGTGCCGCTGCACCGGCTACATGGGCATCGTGGCGGCGGTGATGTCGGTGCTGGCCGATTTGCGCGCCCGGCCGGATGCCGCCGTGCAGTCCCTGCGCGAGGCGCTGGCGCAGGGGCGCGGCGCCGCGCCGGCCGCGCCCGCGGCCCGGCCGGCGGCTTTCCAGGCCTTTGCGCCCGTGGCCGCGCCGCCCGTGCCCGCCGGCGCGGCACCGGCCGCTGCCGCGCCGGACGCCGCGGCGCCCGCGCGGCCCGCCGGCAAGGGCAACCGCATCGAAGGCGGATTCCAGGTGCCGTTTCCGCCCGAGCAGGTCTGGGCTTTCATGGTCGACCTGCCCGCCGTGGCGGCCTGCCTGCCGGGCGCGGCCATCCAGGAACACGAGGGCGACCGCGTCAAGGGCAAGATAGCCATCAAGTTCGGGCCGATGGCGGCGGCCTTCAATGGCGCGGCGCGGCTCGAACGCGATGACGCCGCCCGGCGCGCCGTGTTCCGCGGCGCCGGCCAGGACACGCTCAGCCAGTCGCGCGCCACCGGCGACATCGCCTACCGGGTGCGGGGGCTGGACGACGGGCAGACGCGCGTCGACGTCGACCTGGAATACACCCTGCAGGGGCCGTTGGCGCAGTTCTCGCGTTCGGGGCTGGTGCAGGATTTCGTGCGCCGCATGATCGCCGATTTCGGCAAGAACGTCGGCGCGCGCCTGGGCGCCGGCGCGGGCGACGGCCCGCCGGCGCAGGCCGAATTCAACGCGGTGGGCATGTTCTTCAGTGTGTTGTGGATGCGTATCCGGCGCTGGTTCGGCCGCGCCGGCTAAGCGCGGCGCTTGGCCGGCGCCATGCAGATACAGGGGGAAAAACGATGAACTTGCGGATGGCAATGATGGGGCGCCGCCTTGCGGCGGCCGCGGCCGGCCTGGCTGCCGCGCTGGCCTGCCAGGCGGCCGCCGCCCAGGCGCTGGAGCCCTTGAAGGTGCGGCTGGACTGGACGCCCTGGGGCGTGCAGGCCGCATTCCACCTGGCGCAGCACAAGGGCTGGTACAAGCAGGCCGGCCTGGACGTCACCCTGGAAGACGGCAACGGCTCGGTTACCACGGTGCAGATCGTCGGCTCGGGCGACAGCTTCGATCTGGGCCACGCGGCCCTGGCATCGATGATGATCGCCCGCGACAAGGGCCTGCCGGTGAAGGCGGTGGCCGTGTTCGCGCGGCACAGCGACATCGGCCTGCTGGTGCCGGCCGATTCCGGCATCACCGGCCCGGCGCAGCTCAAGGGCAAGAAGGTGGCCTACACCGCCGGATCGCTGGAGGCGCCGTTCATCGACGCATTCCTGGCGCGCGGCAAGCTGGCCAAGAGCGACATCGACCTGGTCAATGTCGACGCCGCCGGCAAGGCCTCCACCTATGCCGTGGGCCGCGCCGATGCCGCGTTCTCGACCATTCCGTTCTTTTTGCCGGTGGTTTCGCAGAACCGGCCGTCGAAGGCGGTGCGTTTTGCCGATTTCGGCCTGGACATGCCCAGCTTCGGCCTGTTCGCCAATGAGCAGAAGCTGGCCGAACGCGGCGAGGCCATCGGGCGCTTTGCCAGTGTCAGCGCGCGCGCCTGGGAATACATCTACGCCGGCCACCAGGACGAGGCCGTGGCCGCCATTCTGGCCGAGCGCCCGCAGGCGCGCCTGGATCCGCGCGTGCTGCGCGGCCAGATCGACGCGCTGCGCGACTACTTCGGCACGCCGGCGGCGGGCCGGCGCCTGGGCGCGCCCGTGCCGGCCGACTGGGTCCAGGCGGTGCGCACCCTGTCTTCGGTGGGACTGGTGCGCGCCGACGCCGATCCTGCCGGATTCTACGTGCCCGACCTGGTCCAGCCACAGCGCTACGACGCCATGGTGCGGCCATGACGCAATGGGCCGTGGCGGCGCGCGAAGTCGGCAAGCAGTACCCGGGCGAGCGCGGCGTGCGCGCGCTGGATACGGTGTCGCTGCAGTTGCCGCCGGGGCGCTTTCTCAGCATCCTGGGGCCCAGCGGCTGCGGCAAAAGCACGTTCCTGCGCTGCGTGGCCGGCCTGGAAACCATTACCCAGGGCGAGCTGCAGGTCGAGGGCCGCACCGTGCAGGGGCCACCCGACGGCGTGGGCATGGTGTTCCAGCGCGACGCGCTGCTGGACTGGCGCAGTATCCGCCGCAACGTGCTGCTGCCCATCGAGTTCGCCCGCAAGCCGGTGTCCGCCTATGCCGGCAAGGTGCGCGAGCTGCTGGCGCTGACCGGGCTGCAGGATTTCGCCGAATGCTATCCGCATGAGCTGTCCGGCGGCATGCGCCAGCGCGCCGCCATCTGCCGCGCGCTGGTCGACGACCCGCGCCTGCTGCTGATGGACGAACCGTTCGGC
This genomic window from Bordetella petrii contains:
- a CDS encoding 2Fe-2S iron-sulfur cluster-binding protein is translated as MHMAQVSLQINGKRVCHEAPARMHLGDFLRDQARLTGTHLGCEHGVCGACTVLLDGQPVRSCIAYAAACEGRHVTTIEGYDDDPVMARLRPAFTRHHALQCGYCTPGMLATARDIVLRLPDADEARVRVELSGNLCRCTGYMGIVAAVMSVLADLRARPDAAVQSLREALAQGRGAAPAAPAARPAAFQAFAPVAAPPVPAGAAPAAAAPDAAAPARPAGKGNRIEGGFQVPFPPEQVWAFMVDLPAVAACLPGAAIQEHEGDRVKGKIAIKFGPMAAAFNGAARLERDDAARRAVFRGAGQDTLSQSRATGDIAYRVRGLDDGQTRVDVDLEYTLQGPLAQFSRSGLVQDFVRRMIADFGKNVGARLGAGAGDGPPAQAEFNAVGMFFSVLWMRIRRWFGRAG
- a CDS encoding ABC transporter ATP-binding protein, with protein sequence MTQWAVAAREVGKQYPGERGVRALDTVSLQLPPGRFLSILGPSGCGKSTFLRCVAGLETITQGELQVEGRTVQGPPDGVGMVFQRDALLDWRSIRRNVLLPIEFARKPVSAYAGKVRELLALTGLQDFAECYPHELSGGMRQRAAICRALVDDPRLLLMDEPFGALDALTRDQMNVELQRIWMNIGNTVLFVTHGIAEAVFLGDAVMVFSPRPGRVVETIAIDLPRPRPLALRETPEFGRYVSHIRGLFQQMGLIDEGVRTA
- a CDS encoding FAD binding domain-containing protein; its protein translation is MKAARFEYVRAESVAQAVGLLREHAGSAKLMAGGQSLGPMLNLRLARPAVVVDIAGLAELRTVTEQDGRLRIGAGVTHAEIEDGVHPLLRGSTLQQVAGGIAYRAIRNRGTLGGSLAHADPAADWVLVMAALGAELEIAGPAGVRRVAASEFMQGAYTTAVGEDELIAAVHVPRHTAQARWGYYKFCRKTGEFAEASCAAWFDPAAKVARVAVGALDGAPALLPALAAEAAQSGAAPADPQRILDELAAVMPDKDPLHRRLHATAVARSLAQALAA
- a CDS encoding xanthine dehydrogenase family protein molybdopterin-binding subunit produces the protein MNTETAGHAAPAGARQGVGARVPRKEDARHLQGKGNFVADMAMPGLCEVAFLRSPLAHARIGAVRVPGEVAGSVVLRDMMSDARDIVADSTLPTYQSSSQPPLASGKVRFVGEPVAMAFAPTRAEAEDCAELVEVDYDDLPVYADVASAQAAATELLHGHWRDNVFVTLNVDKDFEANAARADLVVRRKINLARQCMVPMEGKAVLAYWDHQADQLVVVSATQVPHMIRSILAQCLDLDQGRVRVISPDVGGAFGYKCVLQQEELCVAWLAKTYKRPFRFIEDRREHLTAGANSREHYYEMAAYIDKRGKLLALDAQITIDGGAYSVWPFTIGLEPGQAIGNLPGPYGFKGYRCVTRCVATNKPGFVPYRGVARTGVCFAIELTMNAIAREVGREPWEVRLENLVQPEQMPYVNVTNKHLDSGDYPASLRKALEMIDAPAVRARQAAGEPDGRLIGLGVATYTEQAAHGTSVFAAWGTPVIPGYDQATVRVTPDGGLEVRVGVHSHGQGMETTFAQIAHEILGIDVARIKVLHGDTGQTPFSTGTYASRSLVMSGGAVSQACKRLLPRMTHIAAHLLQADPAEVALQDGCYRAAGRSVASSEVADAWYLRPHLLPADVDPAGLEVHVGYKPKVDTGCFTYASQAAVVAVDPGTGAVEILDYVVVEDCGTMINPMVVEGQTIGGVAQGIGTAFLEEVPYDGNGQPLASTLADYMLPGATEVPNLRLHHFETPSPHTEFGAKGMGEGGAIAPPAVLFGAVNDALGRLGAAELAQTPLTPVRVLAAIAAAEAA
- a CDS encoding ABC transporter substrate-binding protein; this encodes MMGRRLAAAAAGLAAALACQAAAAQALEPLKVRLDWTPWGVQAAFHLAQHKGWYKQAGLDVTLEDGNGSVTTVQIVGSGDSFDLGHAALASMMIARDKGLPVKAVAVFARHSDIGLLVPADSGITGPAQLKGKKVAYTAGSLEAPFIDAFLARGKLAKSDIDLVNVDAAGKASTYAVGRADAAFSTIPFFLPVVSQNRPSKAVRFADFGLDMPSFGLFANEQKLAERGEAIGRFASVSARAWEYIYAGHQDEAVAAILAERPQARLDPRVLRGQIDALRDYFGTPAAGRRLGAPVPADWVQAVRTLSSVGLVRADADPAGFYVPDLVQPQRYDAMVRP